DNA from Chrysemys picta bellii isolate R12L10 chromosome 13, ASM1138683v2, whole genome shotgun sequence:
AGTGGAGAGAGGGGGAAACCAGATGCTTAGCTCCATCCCTGGGACCTGGCTTGTCTGTCTTTCACCAGAGAGCTGAGATAGGAGGGTTTCCTCACAGCCTCCAGAGTAAGCCAGACTCTACTGAGCGTCAGGCGGCCGGGCTGAATCCTCCCATTGTCAGTGCAGATAAGAGAGGCACCGCCCTTTGTTTGCTGCTTAGCACGGGGAATCAGCATTATCTGCCCCTCAATGGCCACTGCGCAGACACTTTTCCTTAGGCCTGAAGTTGTTGTGCAGCAACTCCGAGGAGATTCACTCGCCACTAGTCAAGCATCTTCATAGAGGAGAGACCTTGATTTGAGCTGGCTGAGACCCACCACACTCATTTCACTCATGACCTAGGATTTGCCCTCACATTCCCAGGTGGATAGGCCAGTGGGTTCATGAAATGTACCACTGGATTCCCTCCTACCATTGCCTGGCCTTCATGTTGCACAGCACACCTCCGTGTGCTCAGATCTCAAATGTTTGAGCCCATTCTTGCTTCCGGGTCAAGGGAATGATTCCAGCTACTAGCCcgtgctggcagggccggctctagcgtttttgcctccccaagcaggaaaaaaaataaaataagccatGATCGCGATCGGCTGCAAttcagctctaccgccgcttcattcttcggcggcaattcggcggcaggtccttccctccgagaggaacTGAgtgacccgccgccgaattgctgctgaagagccggacatgctgcccctctccattggccgccccaagcacctgcttgctgagctggtgcctggagccggccctgcgtgctGGACTGgctccctcacccccaccatagactcacagaaatgcagggctggaagggactttgagaaatcagcaagtccagccccctgtgctgaggcaggaccaagtaaacccagatcatccctgacaggagtttgtccaccctgttcttaaaaacctccagtgacgggcattccacaacctctctcggaagcctattccagagcttaaataACCTgaatagttagaaagtttttcttaatacctAACcttaacctcccttgctgcagatcacttcttgtcctaccttcagcagacacagaaaacaattgatcactgtcctcgttataacagcccttaacatatgtgAAGATTGTTATCAAGTCCCCACTCAGTCTAAGTACGCCTTCAAGACgagacatgcccagtttttttaacctttcctcaaaggtcaggttttttaaaacCCTTTTATCACTTTCGTTGAGCTCctatggactctctccaatttgtccatatctttcctaaagtgtggcactcaGGAccggacacagcactccagctgagatcTCACCACTGCTGGATAgagagggacaattacctcccaggtcTTATATCCAACACTCCTATTAATAAacccccagaatgatatttgccttttttgcaacagcatcacatagttggctcatattcagtatgtgatccactgtaacccccagatccttttcagcagtgctgccaCCTGCCCAGTTATCCCCCAGTTTGTAGTTGTACAGTTGATGTTTCCTTCCtaactgtagtactttgcacttgtctttattgaatttcatcttgttgatttcagaccaatcctctaatttgtcaatTCCAATCCTGTCCCCCAACGCgcttgcagcccctccctgcaccacATGCTGCTGTGCTTGAGTTCCACCTTAAGACTAAGGAAACCTCCCTGACCCAACCAAATGGGCAAATTGGACAGTTCACGCATTTGGGCCTTTGGGTCAGATAAGTTCAttggcagggcagagggaggtACACCAGCCTGCAAGAGACTATGCCTGCTCTGTGTGGACTTCCTGGGCTCTCAAGttggcctccttcccagcagagCAGCTCCTTATCCTCTCCCCCATCCAGCTGTAGTAACCCAATGAGAGACTTCAGGAAAGAATCTCACTTTTGATGCACAGCTGAATCAACCTCACTGCAATACCCTCCTTCTCCCACAAGGTGGAGCAAATTACACAAGCATCTCCACATGGGCCCTGCAACGGTTACCTTTGGAAACCGAGCTGGTGGGGGTTAGCAAAAGGAAAAGCCCCAGCTGCAGGTCGGTGGTTGGGTTCCCCTCATGTGTGTGGCTGGAGATACTCTGCCCCTGGCCCGCCAGCCCTCCCCTCATGGAGGAACAGCTGTATCTCTGCCAGGACTGTCAGCACCGTCTGTACTACGATACATGGCGTCTCGCTCCAAAGAGGAAAACGAAGCCTAGGGGTTGCTCTGTGTTGCAAGGGTGCGTTCCCCGGGGATGGGCcagcagcagagacaggcacAAACACCTTGGTCCCAAGACTTTTATTGTAAAGTTCTGACAAAGAGGCTTATTGTTAGGTTGGGGAAGGATGAATGTGGAACCACTGACAAGGGAGGCCGTGGGTGCGCAGTGTCCTCCCCATTGCTTGCTcagccctcccagctcctccctggaCCATCAGATATGGGGGACGCTCAGAGGAAAACCTGAGCATTATTGACAACGATCATCTGCCTTACgtgtgagctgggggggagggggcatcacAGAGCTGGAAAGAGGACAGACATCCCACTATGACTTTTCCCTTGACACTCTGCTACCCTGGGAACCTAACTGCACCTACTGCCCTCAGAGGAACACCACCCCATGCGCTCCCTCGGGAGCTGTGTAACACAGAGACAAAGTGACAGCTCAGCCATTCCCTACACAGCGTTAGGGGAGTGGGCTACAGCCGGGATAGAACAGAATAACCATAGGGAAAGATCCTGCCAGCTCTTTAGAGCAGTTACTGACTAACACTTCCTAAATgcagctggaggggtggggacgaggggaggggagggggaagcagcctGGAATGTTACTGTTATAAATAATTCTCCTAGTTTACACAACATTGTACATGGCGTTTCCCACGTTCTCCTGTCGCCAGCTGCAGCTCCGCTTTTCCAGCCGCCGGGAAGAGCTCTCGGAGGCTCAGAACCAGCTCACTTTGTTGGATTTGAGTCCCGTGAAGCACATGTTGTTGCTGCAGACACCACCATAACTGGGTGGGCAGGCCGAGCACGGTCTCCCCACCTTGTAAGGAGCTTCTCCTATCCAGTTGCCCCTGGAAAGGAAGGCATGGCATGGGAGTTGCAGCATGCTTTGGATTGTGCTTGTTTGTGCTCAGAgaacgtgtgtgtgtttgtgtgtgtgtgtgtctgtgtgtgtgtgtctgtgtgtgtgcgcgcgcgccacACTGCCCCTACTGGATAGAATCACACCTGTTCAACAGTGTCTGACCATGTTGCCCTCTAGTGCTGCAGATGACAGGTGCGATGAACTGTAATACCATTGCAGCCCAGGGAGATTTCTTTACCTCAAATGGGAGAGGTCTGTACTTTTGAAGCAGAAGAATCCTGGGCTCTGTATTCTCAGTGAGCAGCCAGGAAGTCTGTGCAGCTAGTGATGCATGTGACAAAACCAGTGACTGCAAACAGCACTTGTTACGATAGATAACTTCCCAGTTGGGGGTGCTATTGTCTGATCGAATGCTTATCTGTAGGGTAACTCCACTTTCAGGGAGTGCTTGATGAGAGAGGACAATACACATGGAGGAAGGAATAAAACCTTAATCTTGTACTGTCTTGGCTCTCTCTGTAATAGAGTCCTAAACAAGCATCACAATGCCCTGTGTACATGCAATCTGGTCGgcgtgtctctgtgtgtgtttgcacgTGCGTGCATTCAACAGTGTGAGTGTGCATCTGTTTACTGACGTGAGGGGCTGAAGGAGTTTCAACCCTGGATCATTGGACTAAGGTGAAGCTGGACACACACTGAGTTTAACTCATGTTCAAATTGCTAAGGTACCTCCACTGTCCCGGCAGCATACCAGTGTAGGATGGCTCATGTCCAGCCCTCCTGGTGCCCAGGGAGCCACAGCTGCATAGGGGAAGAGTTACCTGAGGCTGATTAGCAAGAGTGTTTTGCATCATGGTCAGTGCTTGCAGCTCTGGCTGTCCCCAGAGGAACGCTGTATGCAAGTACTTGCTAAGCCCCTTTGAGGCAAAGGAAAATACTCTCTTGGGCTAATCCAGGCACCAAAGGAGAGCCCAGACTGAGCAAAGGCTGAGAGCAataagggtgtgggggggagggatagcacagtggtttgagcattggcttgctaaacccagagttgtgagtttgagggggtgtcataactataaagggaagggtaacaaccctcctgtgtacaatactataaaatccctcctggccagaaactccaaaatccttttacctgtaaagggttaagaagctcaagtaacctggctgacacctgacccaaaggaccaataatgggacaagatactttcaaatcttggtggggggaaggtttttgtttgggctctttgttttggtggttgttcgctcttgggactgagagggaccagacatcaatccaggctctccaaatctttctgaacaagtctctcatatttcaaacttgtaagtaaacagccaggcaaggcatgttagttttatctttgttttctcaacttgtaaatgtaccttttattagggtgtttacctctgtttgctgtaactttgaacctaaggctagaggggggtcctctgggctctttaagtttgattaccctgtaaagttattttccatcctgattttacagagattatttttacctttttctttaattaaaagccttctttttaagaacctgattgatttttccttgtttttagatccaagggggttggatcttgatccaccaggagttggtgggagaaaggaggggggatggttaatttctccttgttttaagatccaacgggtttagatctgtattcaccagggaattggtgaagagtctcccaaggctacccagggaagggagttagcacattgggaatggtggcagcggaccagatctaagctggtagttaagcttagaagttttcatgcaggcccccacatctgtaacctaaagttcagagtggggaaggagccttgacagggggccatttagggatctggggcaaaaatctgtctggggattggtcctgctttgagcagggggttggactagatgacctcctgaggtcccttccaaccctgatagtctatgatactatatctcctggctgggctggggcaacTCAATTGCTTCTAAGCCAGGATGTTCAACACACGGAGGGCGCTGTGTTTGTGAGCACACAGATAAGGCTGAGAGAATTCCCAGCTTCCATTTTGCCTCCCCTCCTGTCACGGGTCCCTCAGGCAAACCAAGATCAGGCTGAGATGGAACCTGGTCCACGGGGCAAGTTCCTTATGTGAATGGCAAACTCAGGCAGGTGTGTTGGGAGAGGGGAGGTGGTGCTCACTAGCCCCCAGCTCCCATCCTCACTCTGAAGTTGCCTGTGGTCAGGGGGAGCCTTTCCTTCGCTCACTTACTTGATGGCATAGTTGCACACTAAGTACACTGCCTGCCGCCAGGTGCTGCCCCACACGTTCATGTTGGAGCAGGCGTTGATGGCACAGCCAATTCTGTTGGAGGAGGCCCACACCATCTGCATCAGAGACAGTCAAACAGAAGCTATCAGGATTGTGTGGCATACAGCAAAGCACAAGCATCAGAGGTGGAGAACCATGGAGCCTGCCAAGCAGAGGCAAATGGACCTCTGTTTATTCTATTCGGGAATTTCCCCTTCCAGAAGACAGAGAATAAAAACACCCCTCGCTGATTGTCTTGGTGGATGCCTACTGCTGCATCTGCCTTGTGCTTTGCTGACCGATTGTAAGGCCAGTTTTCCAGTCAAATGACTTCTCTTCTGTGGGCACAACTCATGCCTGCAAAATTGATACCTGCCTTGTCACATCTTAAGTTGAAATGAGGATTGTACCCACAAAAAAGGGACCAGCCTCAGCCCTTTCGAATATGTACCCCTTGGGAGAGCCTTGGAGTGGACATCTTCACACACTGATCAGAACTAGGAAAACCATCCAACTTGCTCAGGTCATTGAATTGAACTCTTCATAAAAAGTGGTTGTTATTTTTCTAGTTCACTCCCAGATTCCCTAAAGCCACTATCCAGACCGTGCTTAAGTCACAACAATAACAACAGCTGCACTGGGACTGAGACATATTCAAGCTCTCAGACAAGTCAGAAGGAAAGGGGATGAAAGTCTATGTAAGTGGCAGACACCCATGGAAATACTGGCTTGGGGATTGCCAGGGGCCAAGCAGACTGAGCAGAGCAGTGGAGCCATGCAGCACACTGTTAATTAAAGGGTAGAAATGCTTTGCCACAAACCATGGAAGTAAAGGAACATTTTCCACCTTGTGCTGGCGGCACTCTTCCTGGATGTGctctgggggatgagggggccGTATTTAATGAGCAGCCAGACATTTCTGCACACTAAATAGCCGCTCTGTTGCGAAGGAGCTGATTCATGATCAGCAAGGCAGGaaggggctctctctcccctcttttgGAGACTTCGTGGTGCTACTGGTgtaaagagggaaactgaggccaaaTAAAAAAGGAGCATTCCAGCCAATTGGCTAAAATCTTCCATCTGAGCTCCAGAACATGGAGAGAAACTTCTCTGCAGCTACAGCCACAGCTCTTTGATGTAAACAAACTGATCCACCTAAAAGCAATGTGTGTGTTACAGGGCAGCAGCTCTGTGAATACCTGCCTCTCATGCTCATGCCGGCAAATGCTCTGCAAGGTATCCCAGGACAACGGATACTGCCGAGGGCAGGCAGCCTGTCAGGAATGCTAACGCCTGCCTTCCTTTGGCCTCGTCTTTATGATTTAAACCAGACAGCCTCCCAGAGTTGCTCgtcctccttccctctccagcTAGCTCAGCCGCCACAGACAACATCTCCCCAGCCAGCAGACGGAACAATGGaaaatgcagccactgctgctAGGAAAAGAGCTGGTGTTTGGATGGTGCTTTGTTAACGTGCTTGTTTGCAATGAATGCAGTGCTGGCAAAgggtgccagactgacagctcTGGCAAGGGACAGATCAGGGGGCTCTCTGCTGGTTTCTTTAGGCGATATGGCTCATTGCTCTAAGAAGCTGCAGCGGCAGGATAATGCCACTGATGCTCACTGAGTCCCCATCCAGGTGCGCTACAGAGGGCTCAGCAACGCCTGAACCTGCCTTCCCCAGGCCTCTCATCCTCTGCCATGAAACACAAACCTCGGTCAGGCAGAAGGACTGGCTTCCCAGGAAGTCTGCTGGGATTTTTTGCTAAATTTCACTGCATTTTGTCAGTTTGTGCCTCTGCATCAGACTCATGAGAAGCTTTGCCTTTTGCCCCACGGGAAAGTCTTTATCCCCTTGGTTGCCACATTTAGAATGATTATTATTTATGCTTTGTGTTATTGTAGCAGCTAGGAGTCCTCaccatgggccaggaccccattgtgtcaggcgctgtacaaacacagagttgCAGGGCATTCTATCCCGCCAACACAAAAGAGGATAGCCCAGACCTCCCAAAGTGCAATGGAAAGCGTTCTGATCCTGGTACATTACCATCTAACTCCTGGTTTGGGCATGTCAGCAGACTTAGTAATACCACTACCCTGCCCCACGTGACTCTGGCTTCGTACCTGGGTGTAATGGCTGCAGACAGAACCACTGCAtttggaggggcagctggggttGCAGTCACGAGGGTAGGGGAAGGAGTAATGCTGTTTCTCATAATACCAAGATTTCACAAGATCCACGACTGACCGGTACCTGTGGAAGATCACACATGTTATCCCTGTTATTCCTCCACGCTACCCAGGACTAGGAAGCAAACCCCAAGGAGACCTGCCAGGGCAGGCCTGTGCCCCTAGGTGCACTCGTGTATGTTTGCTAGAGAGGTGCTTTGCCTTAGCTATGTTGGAGCCATGCGAGCAGGTGCCCGCCTTGCTCCCTCAAGGACCAAGAATGGAACTGAGTTCCCAAGGGCCTGGGAGGCGACATCAGAGAgtgaaggagaaggaggaggtcCCTTTGTGCTCATAGTGAGTGAAACGGGGAACAGAGCAAGAGGGA
Protein-coding regions in this window:
- the R3HDML gene encoding peptidase inhibitor R3HDML → MTLLHMHLYFTGLVFWIIPKSTSFVLPNATELLHPSSSPQAGFVSGLGAPRSRRKRYISPRDMSALLDYHNQVRAQVSPPAANMEYMVWDERLAKSAEAWAVQCIWDHGPPQLMRYIGQNLSIHSGRYRSVVDLVKSWYYEKQHYSFPYPRDCNPSCPSKCSGSVCSHYTQMVWASSNRIGCAINACSNMNVWGSTWRQAVYLVCNYAIKGNWIGEAPYKVGRPCSACPPSYGGVCSNNMCFTGLKSNKVSWF